TGCGCCGAAGGTGATGCTGACCAGATAAACTCTGCTAGCCAAGGCGATGGCGGCAACCGACTCGACGCCGATGCGCGCGACGAAGGCGAGATCGATTGTCATCATCGCGATGTGCGCAAGCTGAATCGCTACCATCGGCAGGGCAAGTTTCAAGGTTTTACCGAACTCGACAGCGAGGTGATTGCAGCCGGTGTGTCCCGCCCGTGTGTTCCAGGAATTTGATTCGGACTTTGCTTTGGCTGTTTTGGCCATGGATTGTGCTACTTGTGTCGGCACGCACGCCTTCCGCTTTTAGGAGAGTATCTCCGCCATGCGCCGGGAGTTTGCCTCACGATCACATTGCTGATCCGTGGATGCGTTTGTCACCGGCGCGAACGCGCCTATCGGCTTGCATTCACTGTTCGGCTCTATCTCTCGAATTTTCTTGTAGACTTTTTACATGGCTGTCCCATGTTAAAGCCGACAGATGAAGTTTGCGCCAAGCAGATCGAAAGGGTTGACCAACCAGCGTTCCGCTTCCGGCGACCGAAGGGGCCGAATGTCGCGATGCTGCTCACGGAAAGCCGGGGGAGCGCGTGCGCATTTCAGTGGAAACGATGTTGTTGACGTCACGTGCGATGCGTAGGTGAAGTGAGAAGCGATAGGCTTTTGCGACATTACTGCGGTTCTTTATGCGGCACTGCTCCCTTTTCAAGATTCGCGCCAACTGCATGAGCCAATTCGCATGGCGCTTTCCTAACTTGCGCGTGGTAAATCTGACAGTATGTCGCAACAGCGCCAGAGATCCTTCGGGCTGTCGAATCCAGATTTCGATGGTTCATTGGCCAGAAATCTCTCGGACCCGGTTTGGAGGCTGAAGCTGACATAAAAACTCATTGCGACGCGCTGGGCATAACTTTTCGCCAGGCGCCAGAGGGATAACGTCGAAGATGCGGGAGCGAACTGCGAACGCTGTTGAGCTACCCACGAAATCTATGGTGAGGTGAAAAAGCAGGGCGGCAGGCTGCGCAATTGTGTTTGTCTGCGACTTTGTGGTGTGGGCTGAGATCATCAATACGGTGGCCCAGAGCAGCCGCCCTAAGGCCCCCCAACCGACTGTGACCAACCATTCCGATTACCACGCGGTTGTTTTGCTCGACAAAGGCCGGCCCGTTCTTGCGATGAATGGGACAGCGCCTGAGCAATCCACGGTCGCGGCCTTCCGTGAATCGCGACCTGCCGCACGCCGCGGTGGATGCGAGCCTCTCCGGCCGCAACGCGTCACTGCCAAGCTGTGGTTCATCAGCGGCTAAGGCACTGAGTAGTATCAATCTGCAAGCGGCGAGCCGATGGGCTCTCGAGCGGGTCGTCGCCAGCGCTTTGAGCTCACGCGTTTAGCGCCTGTGAATAGGGCTGCACGATGCGTATTGCGGCGTTCGCCGCCTGATCGCCGCCCCGCGGCGAACCGGCTTGGTGCCCAACAGCCATATTGCACTCGGTCCGTCGCTGGCTGGCACGTTCCTTGCTGTCTAGCTCGGGGAGAAGCTGTCGCACTGGACTGCCCCATCGCATGCTCGAAGCCGTTGCAATGCCTGATCGCGCCGTAGCTGCATATCGCCTGGTCGCGCAGGGGCTTTTCCTCCAAGAGTTTAAATGGGCTTGGGGCAGCGCTTTGAGCTGTCCTCCTGGTCTTGGTCCCACTCGATCTGTTTCATTTCCACCTCACGACAGCATACCACACCGGTCTGGCGAAGGTTACGCCATCCTCGATGCATCAGCGGAGGCTCACATGAAACCGTAAGTATCCCGCCGGGCGTCCTAGCTTCCGTTTCGCCCAGCGCGCGCTCATCGTAAGACGAAAGCGCTTCGAACTATGCAACAGCAAAGCGGTCTCAATAGACCCGGTGTTCGAAGTCGAGAACCGGTCCCCGCGTTCGATGAGACCGTTCGGTAGCGTTTCCATATTTCTTCTCAAGCGTCATCGGCGCCTAGCAGGCGCGCTCGGTGGCGAGACATGTCGGTAGCGAGTAGCCAGCATTAGATGGTATCCGGAGCGGCAGAATGACCAATATAATGGGGGCGTCGATGGGGCCTCTATCACACTTGCGGGTCGTCGAGATCGGCAGTTCGGCGGCGAGTGGCTATTGCGCTCGGTTGTTTGCCGACTTTGGTGCCGATGTTCAAAAAGTCGAGCCACCATCAGGAGATCCACTTCGCCGCAGCGAGCCATTAACGCCTCGTGGCCAAAGCGCGTGGTTCGCATTCCTGAACTTTAACAAGTCAAGCTTCGTCATCGATCGCGCGGATCCCGAAGCGGTCACGAGGTTGGTTGCATTGATTGAGCAATGTGACATTTTGATCGATGGGCGAGATGTTGATTCAGCGGAATGCCCGTTCATTGATGTTGCTCGGATCCAGGAGCGGCGTAGCGTTGTCTACCTCCAAGCGAGCTGGTTCGGCCGCCAAGGGCCCTATGCTGGATTCGCCGCAACCGATTCCACCGTCCGCGCGCTCGCGGGCTTAATCAAATTGGTCGGCCCCATTGACGGTCCGCCGTTGCACGCGCCGGATTTCCAGACCGGTATTCTTGCTGGTTTGTGGGGCTTCATCGCCGCGACTTCCTCGATTGTTGCACAAATGAATGGGGGGGCGGCACGATCCTGGTCACTCAACATCTTCGAATCGAGCATTGTTCTGAGCGAGTATCTCATGTTCGAGGCAATTGGGCGCGGCGACCTGATGCGCCGGATTGGCATTAACCAGTTCTGGCCGGGCGGTCCGGCCGGGATTTATGAGACCAAGAGAGGTTGGCTCGGAGTAACAACAGTCACACCAAGGCAATGGCACGCATTCTGTGATATGCTCGACTTGCCAGAATTGCGTCGTGATCCAACTCTTGACCTTGTCGAAGGACGTCTACTACGTCTGGAGCAGATCGAAGGACAGTTTACACCCAGGCTAAAAGCCCGGACAGCGGAGGAGTGGTTTGCGGAGGGACTTAAACGGAAGATCCCAATCGTGCCCGTTCCCGAGCTATCAGATCTGCTTGTTGATTCGGAAAGGAAATCGCGCGGTGCGATCGTGCCAGTTGTGCTAGGCGATGAAGTAGGCTTCACTGTGGGCTCGCCGCAGCGTCTGAAGCTCACGCCGCCCCGTCGAGGAGGGAAGGTTCCAAAGCTTGGCGAGCAGCAAGCTCTCCCAAACACCGGCAGATGTAGAAGGGGAATTTCATCATCGCCCAGAGGTCGCATCGAGTCCGACCGCTGGCCGTTACAAAGGCTGCGCGTGATCGACTTCACGATGGGTTGGGCAGGCCCGTTGTGCACGCGCGTGCTGGCTGATCTCGGCGCCGAAGTTATCAAGATTGAGGCCATTCAGTATCCTGACTGGTGGCGCGGTGTTGACCGACGTCACGCTTACGTCGCTGGCCAGATGTATGAGAAGACACTCCGCTTCTGCGCGATGAATCGCAACAAGTTCGGTATTACTCTCGATTTGACACGTCCGGCTGGAGTTGCCCTTGCCAAGCGGCTTGTGGCGGGAGCCGACATTGTGGTCGACAATTATTCTGTTGATGTCCTGCGGAAGGTCGGTCTTGGCTATGATGTCCTCAGAACGATCAACCCTCGCTTGGTCGTAATGTCGATGTCAGCGTTCGGTGCCGACAGCGTTTATCGACATTGCCGGGCGTATGGATCGACTCTCGAGCAGGGCTCTGGGTTGCCTACTGTGGTTGGGAATCCCGATGGGGTACCCGTCATGAGCCATGTCGCATTTGGAGATGCTGTCGGAGGCCTGAACG
The genomic region above belongs to Bradyrhizobium arachidis and contains:
- a CDS encoding CaiB/BaiF CoA-transferase family protein — its product is MTNIMGASMGPLSHLRVVEIGSSAASGYCARLFADFGADVQKVEPPSGDPLRRSEPLTPRGQSAWFAFLNFNKSSFVIDRADPEAVTRLVALIEQCDILIDGRDVDSAECPFIDVARIQERRSVVYLQASWFGRQGPYAGFAATDSTVRALAGLIKLVGPIDGPPLHAPDFQTGILAGLWGFIAATSSIVAQMNGGAARSWSLNIFESSIVLSEYLMFEAIGRGDLMRRIGINQFWPGGPAGIYETKRGWLGVTTVTPRQWHAFCDMLDLPELRRDPTLDLVEGRLLRLEQIEGQFTPRLKARTAEEWFAEGLKRKIPIVPVPELSDLLVDSERKSRGAIVPVVLGDEVGFTVGSPQRLKLTPPRRGGKVPKLGEQQALPNTGRCRRGISSSPRGRIESDRWPLQRLRVIDFTMGWAGPLCTRVLADLGAEVIKIEAIQYPDWWRGVDRRHAYVAGQMYEKTLRFCAMNRNKFGITLDLTRPAGVALAKRLVAGADIVVDNYSVDVLRKVGLGYDVLRTINPRLVVMSMSAFGADSVYRHCRAYGSTLEQGSGLPTVVGNPDGVPVMSHVAFGDAVGGLNGCAAVLTALIHARKTGHGQFVDLAQIDCMMPFAAPWITIHSLNGMPPMRYGNRHPQFVPHGCFRCAGEDNWIMIAVTDAHMWQRLAVLLAKPEWATEALQSAEARREIEDSIEAAIAAWTLRHHADEAMTILQSERIAAGVVRSPIDLLNDRHLHSREFFQQIKRPFIGLHPQPSMPIRDGIWPCGIRAAAPTLGQHNREILSKVLGLSDDEIGRLFEDGIIGAAMRSEEPCTKIKDLSSE